In Bythopirellula goksoeyrii, a single window of DNA contains:
- the lexA gene encoding transcriptional repressor LexA, producing the protein MSLDQLTQRQRKVFDFIRDKIDGRGYGPTVREIGEQFKINSPNGVMCHLKALEKKGLITREPNMSRAIQLTDEARVDRGMPLVGQIAAGSLSEAIEQSERFEFTDWFSQKNLFALRVKGDSMIEAAIADGDLVICRKARTADKGDIVVALTDEGEATLKYWYPEANRIRLQPANSSMKPIYSRNVKVLGVVTGVVRKVG; encoded by the coding sequence ATGTCCCTCGACCAACTCACTCAACGCCAACGCAAGGTGTTCGATTTCATCCGTGACAAGATCGATGGGAGGGGCTACGGCCCTACTGTCCGGGAGATTGGCGAGCAATTTAAGATCAATTCTCCCAACGGGGTCATGTGCCACCTCAAGGCCCTTGAGAAAAAGGGGCTCATTACCCGTGAACCTAACATGTCGCGTGCGATTCAGCTCACCGACGAAGCTCGCGTAGATCGGGGGATGCCGCTAGTTGGTCAGATCGCGGCTGGTAGCTTAAGCGAAGCAATCGAACAATCTGAGCGTTTTGAGTTTACCGACTGGTTTAGCCAAAAGAATCTGTTCGCCCTCCGAGTGAAGGGGGACTCGATGATTGAGGCGGCTATCGCCGACGGCGATCTTGTTATCTGCCGAAAGGCGCGCACTGCCGACAAGGGAGACATCGTCGTGGCACTCACCGATGAAGGGGAAGCCACGCTCAAATATTGGTACCCTGAGGCCAACCGCATCCGACTGCAACCAGCTAATTCCTCGATGAAACCGATCTATAGCCGCAACGTCAAAGTGCTTGGCGTGGTAACCGGAGTCGTGCGCAAAGTAGGATAA
- a CDS encoding fused MFS/spermidine synthase has protein sequence MPHKRQSMPSPPLSLRFTSITFLFVGSGCAALIYEVIWFHLLRLVIGGSAISMGIVLSTFMGGMCLGSLLAPHLIATRWHPLKVYAALELAIGLVGATLPWWMPALQNWYIAQSDATGQDLFIRAIVAGGCLVPGTILMGATLPAVARSVASTPTGLADLGFFYGANTLGAVLGCFIAGFLLLPQTDVTYASYVAAGINVLVALQAFSLAQRMAYNPDQLQEKGADQRSAVENVPLLIAIVMALSGFTALAAEVVWTRLLSLLFGATTYTFAIILMVFLSGIGIGSAFASKFAARASRPLRLLALGQLLLMLTLVLANLAITRINPFWLPRAGGPFHVYGVFLHDTIRAAIAVFPSAIIWGATFSIGLVAASRGQPDAGRLVGQAYAANTLGAILGSLMTTMLLVPSLGSQLTQQLMIFVAAVTALIALWAERGRMTSNVSTVNPNRSNPIETFDPELLTFPRSFWIVGLLAFATISMLIPPPHGLLGNSIMPPMWNRFRHLYEVESLNTAVVVLEEKATDSRSLCVSGKVEASNNVDDLRCQRLLGHLPALFHPNPEKTLTVGLGAGTTTGSFVLYPQVESIKICEIEPAVIEAAEFFSEENHNVVADPRTEIVIDDARHYMATTQEKFDIISSDSIHPWVRGSAILYSQEYYELCKTRLKPGGIMVQWIPLYQTDWSTVSCELATFLKVFPAATLWSSGADRMFGYDIIAVAQVDEVPIDLQAVQDRIDSNKKLKSALDEVHLGSVVDLFKHYVGCGKDLDTILQDAQINRESNLKLEYMAGLASYIQEPDAILRIILSPLRYPTEMLINDEKFHEEIHAALNLLTPKEGD, from the coding sequence ATGCCTCACAAACGCCAATCAATGCCTTCTCCACCACTTTCACTGCGTTTTACGAGCATCACCTTCTTGTTTGTCGGTAGCGGTTGTGCAGCGCTTATCTACGAAGTGATTTGGTTTCATCTGCTACGTTTGGTGATCGGTGGTTCGGCGATTTCCATGGGAATCGTCTTGTCCACGTTTATGGGGGGCATGTGTCTAGGGAGTCTCTTGGCTCCCCACTTGATTGCCACTCGATGGCACCCACTGAAGGTATATGCTGCTCTGGAGCTGGCAATTGGTCTCGTCGGGGCAACGCTCCCCTGGTGGATGCCCGCTCTCCAGAATTGGTACATCGCTCAGTCGGATGCCACAGGGCAAGACCTATTCATTCGGGCAATCGTCGCGGGAGGCTGTCTGGTGCCTGGGACGATTCTAATGGGGGCCACATTGCCAGCTGTAGCTAGATCCGTAGCATCCACGCCCACCGGGTTGGCTGATCTGGGTTTCTTCTACGGTGCAAACACGCTCGGAGCTGTCTTGGGTTGTTTCATTGCTGGTTTCTTGTTGCTGCCCCAAACCGATGTTACTTATGCGAGTTACGTCGCAGCGGGAATCAATGTGCTCGTTGCACTCCAGGCGTTTTCCTTGGCCCAACGAATGGCATACAATCCCGATCAGCTTCAAGAGAAGGGTGCCGATCAGCGGAGTGCTGTTGAAAATGTGCCTCTGCTGATTGCTATCGTTATGGCGTTGTCAGGTTTCACGGCTTTGGCGGCGGAAGTTGTCTGGACGAGACTCTTGTCACTCTTGTTTGGTGCGACCACTTACACGTTTGCTATTATCTTGATGGTATTCCTGTCCGGTATCGGCATCGGCAGCGCCTTTGCTTCCAAGTTCGCGGCCAGGGCATCGCGACCGCTCCGCTTGTTGGCGCTAGGGCAATTGCTACTTATGTTGACTTTGGTGTTGGCGAATCTGGCAATCACTCGAATCAACCCTTTCTGGCTACCAAGAGCTGGAGGCCCCTTCCACGTTTACGGTGTTTTTCTTCACGATACGATCCGAGCGGCAATCGCTGTCTTTCCTTCTGCTATCATCTGGGGCGCAACTTTCTCTATCGGATTGGTTGCCGCTAGTCGCGGTCAGCCGGATGCAGGTCGATTAGTCGGTCAGGCCTATGCGGCCAACACATTGGGGGCAATTCTAGGCTCGCTGATGACCACGATGCTGTTGGTTCCCTCGCTTGGTTCTCAACTGACACAACAATTAATGATCTTTGTGGCGGCAGTGACGGCGCTGATAGCACTCTGGGCAGAACGTGGCAGGATGACATCGAATGTCTCCACAGTAAACCCAAACAGAAGTAATCCAATTGAGACTTTTGATCCTGAATTGTTGACTTTTCCCCGTAGTTTCTGGATAGTAGGCCTTCTAGCCTTTGCGACTATTTCGATGCTGATTCCCCCGCCCCACGGCCTCTTGGGCAACTCGATCATGCCGCCAATGTGGAATCGCTTTCGACATTTGTACGAAGTCGAAAGCTTAAATACAGCAGTCGTCGTCTTGGAAGAGAAAGCGACAGATTCTCGGTCGCTGTGTGTCTCGGGAAAAGTAGAGGCTTCGAATAATGTAGACGACCTGCGCTGTCAGCGCCTTTTGGGCCACTTACCCGCTTTGTTTCATCCTAATCCGGAGAAAACTTTGACGGTCGGTTTGGGTGCAGGGACCACCACCGGTAGTTTTGTGCTTTACCCACAAGTGGAGAGCATCAAGATTTGCGAAATTGAGCCAGCTGTAATCGAAGCTGCCGAGTTTTTTTCTGAAGAGAATCACAATGTGGTCGCTGACCCTCGGACAGAAATTGTCATTGATGATGCCCGACACTATATGGCGACGACTCAGGAGAAATTTGACATTATCTCCTCTGATTCCATCCATCCCTGGGTCCGCGGCTCAGCAATCCTCTACTCGCAGGAATACTACGAGCTTTGCAAGACAAGACTTAAACCCGGTGGCATCATGGTACAATGGATTCCACTTTATCAGACCGATTGGTCGACGGTTTCTTGTGAATTGGCGACTTTTCTAAAAGTTTTTCCTGCAGCCACCCTCTGGTCAAGCGGAGCTGATCGTATGTTTGGTTATGATATCATCGCAGTCGCTCAAGTAGATGAGGTTCCGATAGATCTTCAGGCGGTCCAGGATCGTATTGATAGCAACAAGAAACTTAAGTCAGCGCTTGACGAAGTCCATTTGGGTTCGGTTGTCGATCTGTTCAAGCATTATGTCGGTTGCGGCAAGGATCTAGATACCATCTTGCAAGATGCCCAGATCAATCGCGAATCCAATCTTAAGCTGGAATACATGGCGGGCTTGGCGTCTTATATCCAGGAACCTGACGCGATTCTTCGCATAATCTTAAGTCCGCTTCGCTAT